One region of Oryza glaberrima chromosome 7, OglaRS2, whole genome shotgun sequence genomic DNA includes:
- the LOC127779061 gene encoding uncharacterized protein LOC127779061 — protein MKKMKGHAVDLKSFLEKSAAKKANRSQTPGEGNLNPIDSNLNPSCNESQMQLVIYQGHHHENESGSPASSSTIPIDPEISDMPGSNDESQSSDEDNDGGLYDIEHDPGLRTPISRYDVNDQDSVRRAYIALGPCRPKMKKNDFPQHSCGGMSRFLPKWFDEFKWLEYSVDRDATYCFVCYLFKESNHGGDAFVNGGFRIWNMKGRFHKHCGAVNSAHCEAEEKYILFMKPKSSIRESFASNSAQVKDEYEVRLLWSLKCIRYLLRQGLAFRGHDESRNSENKGNFRELLQWLVENFEEVNKVVLGNAPINCQMIDHKI, from the coding sequence atGAAGAAGATGAAGGGTCATGCTGTTGATTTGAAGTCTTTTTTGGAGAAATCTGCTGCAAAGAAGGCAAATCGAAGCCAAACTCCGGGTGAGGGCAATTTGAATCCGATTGATAGTAATTTAAATCCTTCTTGCAATGAGAGTCAGATGCAATTAGTCATTTATCAAGGTCATCATCATGAGAATGAGAGTGGTAGTCCAGCAAGTAGTAGCACAATACCAATTGATCCAGAGATTAGTGATATGCCAGGATCAAATGATGAATCTCAATCTAGTGATGAAGACAACGATGGTGGCTTGTATGACATAGAGCACGATCCTGGACTGAGGACTCCTATCTCAAGGTATGATGTGAATGACCAAGATTCAGTTAGAAGGGCTTACATTGCATTGGGGCCATGCCGACCAAAGATGAAGAAAAATGATTTCCCGCAACATAGTTGTGGAGGTATGAGCCGCTTCTTACCAAAATGGTTTGATGAGTTCAAGTGGCTTGAGTATAGTGTGGATCGAGATGCCACATATTGCTTTGTTTGCTATTTGTTCAAAGAAAGCAATCATGGTGGAGATGCTTTTGTCAATGGAGGGTTTAGAATTTGGAACATGAAAGGTAGATTCCATAAGCATTGTGGCGCCGTTAATAGTGCTCATTGTGAAGCTGAAGAGAAATACATTTTGTTCATGAAACCTAAATCATCAATTCGTGAGTCCTTTGCATCAAATAGTGCACAAGTTAAGGACGAGTATGAAGTTCGCTTGTTATGGTCGCTTAAGTGCATAAGATATCTATTGCGGCAGGGGTTGGCTTTTCGTGGTCATGATGAGTCAAGGAATTCAGAGAATAAAGGGAACTTTAGGGAACTTTTGCAATGGTTGGTAGAGAACTTTGAAGAGGTTAATAAGGTGGTTCTAGGAAATGCTCCTATCAATTGTCAGATGATAGATCACAAGATTTAG